A single genomic interval of Lucilia cuprina isolate Lc7/37 chromosome 2, ASM2204524v1, whole genome shotgun sequence harbors:
- the LOC111683917 gene encoding uncharacterized protein LOC111683917, with translation MASLQQKRPSISNWFSSLRRQPKNKKSSSLYGVDKQYQRSCIDLPSSTFYVGPKTGKDQFISSSANSPISTNSTDNLLENERKSKSNICARCCCTILPPKSRSLTPPSSPNTTSNTITPDSNTPTTCSPARSPSINPYISIASYNNTTPTAITPSTEAPPSPYDNVQQQPTISSCTVYETELRKNVEMVRLESCDSGSLGLSDVPSSPLTPTKPTTPQTPPANATHIIKKTTEFQRSLTTTTTQTLIVSRPIELILNEKGEIIGKRPKSFDKTIRSNSLGCVLDETNEPAALPTSPLNESSPLILDSHDIKFIDDSSTSQSENERNSQQSCNQDIAEKENYYYTLPSKFKKTPRSKSVSTASAASSPRTLKAGLMLNNNVGSLCDDCRIVIERNRNNRNIHYTNALITNRQIKDELCEVVSEMEALDVPEDCKHSNKDKQMSIGRKKFNMDPKKGIEYLVENRLLRHDAQDVAHFLYKGEGLNKTAIGDYLGENNDFNKDVLKAFVALHDFTNLILVQALRQFLWSFRLPGEAQKIDRMMECFAQRYCQLNPDIFTNTDTCYVLSFAIIMLNTSLHNPSVKDKPTVEQFISMNRGINNGGDLPRTLLESLYESIRTEPFKIPQDDGNDLMHTFFNPDKEGWLWKQGGRYKSWKRRWFILNDNCLYYFEYTTDKEPRGIIPLENISVREIHDRSKPNCFELFATGGADIIKACKTDSEGKVVEGKHTVYRMSAATEEEQQEWIKRLTQSISHNPFYDILVQRKKKALSKS, from the exons ATGGCTTCTTTACAACAAAAACGGCCTTCCATATCAAATTGGTTTTCTTCTCTAAGAAGACaaccgaaaaataaaaaatcatccTCCTTATATGGAGTAGACAAACAATATCAACGTAGCTGTATCGACTTGCCTTCCAGTACTTTTTATGTGGGCCCTAAAACGGGCAAAGATCAGTTTATTTCTTCCTCCGCAAACTCACCCATTAGTACTAACTCTACCGATAATTTGCTGGAAAATGAGCGTAAATCAAAATCCAATATATGTGCCAGATGTTGCTGCACGATCTTGCCGCCCAAATCAAGATCTCTAACGCCTCCTTCTTCGCCGAATACTACCAGCAATACCATAACACCAGATTCCAATACGCCAACCACTTGTTCACCTGCCAGATCTCCTTCAATAAATCCTTATATAAGCATAGCTTCCTATAATAATACTACACCTACTGCCATTACACCTTCAACAGAAGCGCCACCCTCGCCTTATGATAATGTTCAGCAGCAGCCTACCATTTCCTCGTGTACAGTTTATGAAACTGAATTGCGTAAAAATGTGGAAATGGTACGTTTAGAATCTTGTGATTCCGGCAGTCTGGGTTTGTCAGATGTTCCCAGCTCTCCTTTAACGCCCACTAAACCTACCACGCCCCAAACACCACCCGCCAATGCTACTCATATCATCAAGAAAACTACAGAATTCCAGCGCTCTTTAACCACCACCACTACACAGACACTCATCGTCTCACGACCCATCGAACTAATACTCAATGAAAAAGGTGAAATTATTGGCAAAAGACCCAAATCTTTCGATAAAACCATACGCTCCAATAGTTTGGGTTGTGTATTGGATGAAACCAATGAGCCTGCCGCCCTACCTACCTCCCCGCTAAATGAATCATCACCATTAATACTCGACTCACACGACATAAAATTCATCGATGACTCATCGACCTCACAAAGTGAAAATGAACGTAATTCACAGCAGAGTTGCAATCAGGATATCGCCGAAAAAGAGAATTACTATTATACATTACCTtcgaaatttaagaaaacaccACGTTCGAAAAGTGTTTCGACAGCGTCGGCGGCAAGTTCACCGCGCACACTGAAGGCTGGCCTTATGTTAAACAATAATGTGGGTAGTTTGTGTGATGACTGTCGTATTGTTATCGAAAGAAATCGTAATAATCGCAATATTCATTATACGAATGCACTGATAACGAATAGG caaatcAAAGATGAATTATGCGAAGTGGTTTCCGAAATGGAGGCACTCGATGTGCCCGAAGACTGTAAACATTCCAATAAAGATAAACAAATGTCCATTGGACGtaagaaatttaatatggaTCCcaaaaaag gcATCGAATATTTGGTCGAAAATCGTTTATTACGACATGATGCACAAGATGTTGCACATTTTCTCTACAAAGGTGAAGGTCTTAATAAGACAGCAATTG GTGATTATTTAGGTGAAAATAATGATTTCAATAAGGATGTCCTTAAAGCCTTTGTGGCTTTACATGACTTTACAAATCTAATACTAGTACAAGCTTTAAG acaatttttatgGTCATTTCGTTTGCCCGGTGAAGCTCAAAAGATTGATCGGATGATGGAATGTTTTGCTCAACGTTATTGTCAATTAAATCCCGATATATTCACCAATACCGATACCTGTTATGTTTTAAGTTTTGCCATTATTATGTTGAATACATCATTGCATAATCCATCG GTCAAAGACAAACCCACTGTTGAACAATTCATTTCTATGAATCGTGGCATTAATAACGGCGGTGATTTGCCTCGTACCCTACTCGAATCTCTATACGAATCGATACGAACCGAGCCATTTAAAATACCCCAAGATGATGGCAACGATTTAATGCACACCTTCTTTAATCCCGATAAAGAGGGTTGGCTATGGAAACAGGGAGGAAG ATACAAATCCTGGAAAAGAAGATGGTTTATATTAAACGacaattgtttatattatttcgaatatACGACGGATAAGGAACCTAGAGGGATAATACCATTAGAAAATATATCG GTTCGCGAAATTCATGATCGCAGTAAACCAAATTGTTTTGAATTATTTGCTACTGGTGGAGCAGATATTATTAAAGCATGTAAGACTGATTCAGAAGGCAAG GTGGTTGAGGGTAAACATACTGTCTATCGTATGTCTGCCGCTACCGAAGAAGAACAACAAGAATGGATAAAACGTTTAACACAATCCATTAGCCATAATCCTTTCTACGATATACTAgtacaaagaaagaaaaaagctttaagtAAAAGTTAG